Proteins from a single region of Antechinus flavipes isolate AdamAnt ecotype Samford, QLD, Australia chromosome 2, AdamAnt_v2, whole genome shotgun sequence:
- the LOC127547831 gene encoding uncharacterized protein LOC127547831 isoform X36: protein MDIVSLGAEGKEVMDIVSLGAEGKEMMNIVSLGAEGKEVMDIVSLGAEGKEVMDIVSLGAEGKEVMDIVSLGAEGKEVMDIVSLGAEGKEMMDIVSLGAEGKEVMNIVSLGAEGKEVMDIVSLGAEGKEMMDIVSLGAEGKEVMNIVSLGAEGKEVMDTVSLGVKGKEVMDIVSLGAEGKEVMDIVSLGAEGKEVMDTVSLGVKGKEVMDIVSLGAEGKEVMDIVSLGAEGKEVMDIVSLGAEGKEVMNIVSLGAEGKEMMDIVSLGAEGKEVMDIVSLGAEGIEMVNTGSLGAGLKG from the exons ATGGACATTGTCTCCCTGGGAGCTGAGGGTAAGGAGGTGATGGACATTGTCTCCCTGGGAGCTGAGGGTAAGGAAATGATGAATATTGTCTCCCTGGGAGCTGAGGGTAAGGAGGTGATGGACATTGTCTCCCTGGGAGCTGAGGGTAAGGAGGTGATGGACATTGTCTCCCTGGGAGCTGAGGGTAAGGAGGTGATGGACATTGTCTCCCTGGGAGCTGAGG GTAAGGAGGTGATGGACATTGTCTCCCTGGGAGCTGAGGGTAAGGAAATGATGGATATTGTCTCCCTGGGGGCTGAGGGTAAGGAGGTGATGAACATTGTCTCCCTGGGAGCTGAGG GTAAGGAGGTGATGGACATTGTCTCCCTGGGAGCTGAGGGTAAGGAAATGATGGATATTGTCTCCCTGGGGGCTGAGGGTAAGGAGGTGATGAACATTGTCTCCCTGGGAGCTGAGGGTAAGGAGGTGATGGACACTGTCTCCCTGGGAGTTAAAGGTAAGGAG GTGATGGACATTGTCTCCCTGGGAGCTGAGGGTAAGGAGGTGATGGACATTGTCTCCCTGGGAGCTGAGGGTAAGGAGGTGATGGACACTGTCTCCCTGGGAGTTAAAGGTAAGGAG GTGATGGACATTGTCTCCCTGGGAGCTGAGGGTAAGGAGGTGATGGACATTGTCTCCCTGGGAGCTGAAGGTAAGGAG GTGATGGACATTGTCTCCCTGGGAGCTGAGG GTAAGGAGGTGATGAACATTGTCTCCCTGGGAGCTGAGGGTAAGGAAATGATGGATATTGTCTCCCTGGGAGCTGAGGGTAAGGAGGTGATGGACATTGTCTCCCTGGGAGCTGAGGGTATAGAGATGGTGAACACTGGCTCCTTGGGAGCTGGGTTAAAAGGGTAA
- the LOC127547831 gene encoding uncharacterized protein LOC127547831 isoform X45 translates to MDIVSLGAEGKEVMDIVSLGAEGKEMMNIVSLGAEGKEVMDIVSLGAEGKEVMDIVSLGAEGKEVMDIVSLGAEGKEVMDIVSLGAEGKEMMDIVSLGAEGKEVMNIVSLGAEGKEVMDIVSLGAEGKEMMDIVSLGAEGKEVMNIVSLGAEGKEVMDTVSLGVKGKEVMDIVSLGAEGKEVMDIVSLGAEGKEVMDTVSLGVKGKEVMDIVSLGAEGKEVMNIVSLGAEGKEMMDIVSLGAEGKEVMDIVSLGAEGIEMVNTGSLGAGLKG, encoded by the exons ATGGACATTGTCTCCCTGGGAGCTGAGGGTAAGGAGGTGATGGACATTGTCTCCCTGGGAGCTGAGGGTAAGGAAATGATGAATATTGTCTCCCTGGGAGCTGAGGGTAAGGAGGTGATGGACATTGTCTCCCTGGGAGCTGAGGGTAAGGAGGTGATGGACATTGTCTCCCTGGGAGCTGAGGGTAAGGAGGTGATGGACATTGTCTCCCTGGGAGCTGAGG GTAAGGAGGTGATGGACATTGTCTCCCTGGGAGCTGAGGGTAAGGAAATGATGGATATTGTCTCCCTGGGGGCTGAGGGTAAGGAGGTGATGAACATTGTCTCCCTGGGAGCTGAGG GTAAGGAGGTGATGGACATTGTCTCCCTGGGAGCTGAGGGTAAGGAAATGATGGATATTGTCTCCCTGGGGGCTGAGGGTAAGGAGGTGATGAACATTGTCTCCCTGGGAGCTGAGGGTAAGGAGGTGATGGACACTGTCTCCCTGGGAGTTAAAGGTAAGGAG GTGATGGACATTGTCTCCCTGGGAGCTGAGGGTAAGGAGGTGATGGACATTGTCTCCCTGGGAGCTGAGGGTAAGGAGGTGATGGACACTGTCTCCCTGGGAGTTAAAGGTAAGGAG GTGATGGACATTGTCTCCCTGGGAGCTGAGG GTAAGGAGGTGATGAACATTGTCTCCCTGGGAGCTGAGGGTAAGGAAATGATGGATATTGTCTCCCTGGGAGCTGAGGGTAAGGAGGTGATGGACATTGTCTCCCTGGGAGCTGAGGGTATAGAGATGGTGAACACTGGCTCCTTGGGAGCTGGGTTAAAAGGGTAA
- the LOC127547831 gene encoding uncharacterized protein LOC127547831 isoform X14: MDIVSLGAEGKEVMDIVSLGAEGKEMMNIVSLGAEGKEVMDIVSLGAEGKEVMDIVSLGAEGKEVMDIVSLGAEGKEVMDIVSLGAEGKEMMDIVSLGAEGKEVMNIVSLGAEGKEVMDIVSLGAEGKEMMDIVSLGAEGKEVMNIVSLGAEGKEVMDTVSLGVKGKEVMDIVSLGAEGKEVMDIVSLGAEGKEVMDTVSLGVKGKEVMDIVSLGAEGKEVMDIVSLGAEGKEVMDIVSLGAEGKEVMDIVSLGAEGKEVMDIVSLGAEGKEVMDTVSLGAKGKEVMNIVSLGAEGKEMMDIVSLGAEGKEVMDIVSLGAEGIEMVNTGSLGAGLKG, encoded by the exons ATGGACATTGTCTCCCTGGGAGCTGAGGGTAAGGAGGTGATGGACATTGTCTCCCTGGGAGCTGAGGGTAAGGAAATGATGAATATTGTCTCCCTGGGAGCTGAGGGTAAGGAGGTGATGGACATTGTCTCCCTGGGAGCTGAGGGTAAGGAGGTGATGGACATTGTCTCCCTGGGAGCTGAGGGTAAGGAGGTGATGGACATTGTCTCCCTGGGAGCTGAGG GTAAGGAGGTGATGGACATTGTCTCCCTGGGAGCTGAGGGTAAGGAAATGATGGATATTGTCTCCCTGGGGGCTGAGGGTAAGGAGGTGATGAACATTGTCTCCCTGGGAGCTGAGG GTAAGGAGGTGATGGACATTGTCTCCCTGGGAGCTGAGGGTAAGGAAATGATGGATATTGTCTCCCTGGGGGCTGAGGGTAAGGAGGTGATGAACATTGTCTCCCTGGGAGCTGAGGGTAAGGAGGTGATGGACACTGTCTCCCTGGGAGTTAAAGGTAAGGAG GTGATGGACATTGTCTCCCTGGGAGCTGAGGGTAAGGAGGTGATGGACATTGTCTCCCTGGGAGCTGAGGGTAAGGAGGTGATGGACACTGTCTCCCTGGGAGTTAAAGGTAAGGAG GTGATGGACATTGTCTCCCTGGGAGCTGAGGGTAAGGAGGTGATGGACATTGTCTCCCTGGGAGCTGAAGGTAAGGAG GTGATGGACATTGTCTCCCTGGGAGCTGAGGGTAAGGAGGTGATGGACATTGTCTCCCTGGGAGCTGAGGGTAAGGAG GTGATGGACATTGTCTCCCTGGGAGCTGAGGGTAAGGAGGTGATGGACACTGTCTCCCTGGGAGCTAAAGGTAAGGAGGTGATGAACATTGTCTCCCTGGGAGCTGAGGGTAAGGAAATGATGGATATTGTCTCCCTGGGAGCTGAGGGTAAGGAGGTGATGGACATTGTCTCCCTGGGAGCTGAGGGTATAGAGATGGTGAACACTGGCTCCTTGGGAGCTGGGTTAAAAGGGTAA
- the LOC127547831 gene encoding uncharacterized protein LOC127547831 isoform X28, whose protein sequence is MDIVSLGAEGKEVMDIVSLGAEGKEMMNIVSLGAEGKEVMDIVSLGAEGKEVMDIVSLGAEGKEVMDIVSLGAEGKEVMDIVSLGAEGKEMMDIVSLGAEGKEVMNIVSLGAEGKEVMDIVSLGAEGKEMMDIVSLGAEGKEVMNIVSLGAEGKEVMDTVSLGVKGKEVMDIVSLGAEGKEVMDIVSLGAEGKEVMDTVSLGVKGKEVMDIVSLGAEGKEVMDIVSLGAEGKEVMDIVSLGAEGKEVMDTVSLGAKGKEVMNIVSLGAEGKEMMDIVSLGAEGKEVMDIVSLGAEGIEMVNTGSLGAGLKG, encoded by the exons ATGGACATTGTCTCCCTGGGAGCTGAGGGTAAGGAGGTGATGGACATTGTCTCCCTGGGAGCTGAGGGTAAGGAAATGATGAATATTGTCTCCCTGGGAGCTGAGGGTAAGGAGGTGATGGACATTGTCTCCCTGGGAGCTGAGGGTAAGGAGGTGATGGACATTGTCTCCCTGGGAGCTGAGGGTAAGGAGGTGATGGACATTGTCTCCCTGGGAGCTGAGG GTAAGGAGGTGATGGACATTGTCTCCCTGGGAGCTGAGGGTAAGGAAATGATGGATATTGTCTCCCTGGGGGCTGAGGGTAAGGAGGTGATGAACATTGTCTCCCTGGGAGCTGAGG GTAAGGAGGTGATGGACATTGTCTCCCTGGGAGCTGAGGGTAAGGAAATGATGGATATTGTCTCCCTGGGGGCTGAGGGTAAGGAGGTGATGAACATTGTCTCCCTGGGAGCTGAGGGTAAGGAGGTGATGGACACTGTCTCCCTGGGAGTTAAAGGTAAGGAG GTGATGGACATTGTCTCCCTGGGAGCTGAGGGTAAGGAGGTGATGGACATTGTCTCCCTGGGAGCTGAGGGTAAGGAGGTGATGGACACTGTCTCCCTGGGAGTTAAAGGTAAGGAG GTGATGGACATTGTCTCCCTGGGAGCTGAGGGTAAGGAGGTGATGGACATTGTCTCCCTGGGAGCTGAGGGTAAGGAG GTGATGGACATTGTCTCCCTGGGAGCTGAGGGTAAGGAGGTGATGGACACTGTCTCCCTGGGAGCTAAAGGTAAGGAGGTGATGAACATTGTCTCCCTGGGAGCTGAGGGTAAGGAAATGATGGATATTGTCTCCCTGGGAGCTGAGGGTAAGGAGGTGATGGACATTGTCTCCCTGGGAGCTGAGGGTATAGAGATGGTGAACACTGGCTCCTTGGGAGCTGGGTTAAAAGGGTAA
- the LOC127547831 gene encoding uncharacterized protein LOC127547831 isoform X9, which yields MDIVSLGAEGKEVMDIVSLGAEGKEMMNIVSLGAEGKEVMDIVSLGAEGKEVMDIVSLGAEGKEVMDIVSLGAEGKEVMDIVSLGAEGKEMMDIVSLGAEGKEVMNIVSLGAEGKEVMNIVSLGAEGKEVMDTVSLGVKGKEVMDIVSLGAEGKEVMDIVSLGAEGKEVMDTVSLGVKGKEVMDIVSLGAEGKEVMDIVSLGAEGKEVMDTVSLGAEGKEVMDIVSLGAEGKEVMDIVSLGAEGKEVMDIVSLGAEGKEVMDIVSLGAEGKEVMDTVSLGAKGKEVMNIVSLGAEGKEMMDIVSLGAEGKEVMDIVSLGAEGIEMVNTGSLGAGLKG from the exons ATGGACATTGTCTCCCTGGGAGCTGAGGGTAAGGAGGTGATGGACATTGTCTCCCTGGGAGCTGAGGGTAAGGAAATGATGAATATTGTCTCCCTGGGAGCTGAGGGTAAGGAGGTGATGGACATTGTCTCCCTGGGAGCTGAGGGTAAGGAGGTGATGGACATTGTCTCCCTGGGAGCTGAGGGTAAGGAGGTGATGGACATTGTCTCCCTGGGAGCTGAGG GTAAGGAGGTGATGGACATTGTCTCCCTGGGAGCTGAGGGTAAGGAAATGATGGATATTGTCTCCCTGGGGGCTGAGGGTAAGGAGGTGATGAACATTGTCTCCCTGGGAGCTGAGGGTAAGGAG GTGATGAACATTGTCTCCCTGGGAGCTGAGGGTAAGGAGGTGATGGACACTGTCTCCCTGGGAGTTAAAGGTAAGGAG GTGATGGACATTGTCTCCCTGGGAGCTGAGGGTAAGGAGGTGATGGACATTGTCTCCCTGGGAGCTGAGGGTAAGGAGGTGATGGACACTGTCTCCCTGGGAGTTAAAGGTAAGGAG GTGATGGACATTGTCTCCCTGGGAGCTGAGGGTAAGGAGGTGATGGACATTGTCTCCCTGGGAGCTGAAGGTAAGGAGGTGATGGACACTGTCTCCCTGGGAGCTGAGGGTAAGGAGGTGATGGACATTGTCTCCCTGGGAGCTGAGGGTAAGGAGGTGATGGACATTGTCTCCCTGGGAGCTGAGGGTAAGGAGGTGATGGACATTGTCTCCCTGGGAGCTGAGGGTAAGGAG GTGATGGACATTGTCTCCCTGGGAGCTGAGGGTAAGGAGGTGATGGACACTGTCTCCCTGGGAGCTAAAGGTAAGGAGGTGATGAACATTGTCTCCCTGGGAGCTGAGGGTAAGGAAATGATGGATATTGTCTCCCTGGGAGCTGAGGGTAAGGAGGTGATGGACATTGTCTCCCTGGGAGCTGAGGGTATAGAGATGGTGAACACTGGCTCCTTGGGAGCTGGGTTAAAAGGGTAA
- the LOC127547831 gene encoding uncharacterized protein LOC127547831 isoform X20, translated as MDIVSLGAEGKEVMDIVSLGAEGKEMMNIVSLGAEGKEVMDIVSLGAEGKEVMDIVSLGAEGKEVMDIVSLGAEGKEVMDIVSLGAEGKEMMDIVSLGAEGKEVMNIVSLGAEGKEVMDIVSLGAEGKEMMDIVSLGAEGKEVMNIVSLGAEGKEVMDTVSLGVKGKEVMDIVSLGAEGKEVMDIVSLGAEGKEVMDTVSLGVKGKEVMDIVSLGAEGKEVMDIVSLGAEGKEVMDIVSLGAEGKEVMDIVSLGAEGKEVMDTVSLGAKGKEVMNIVSLGAEGKEMMDIVSLGAEGKEVMDIVSLGAEGIEMVNTGSLGAGLKG; from the exons ATGGACATTGTCTCCCTGGGAGCTGAGGGTAAGGAGGTGATGGACATTGTCTCCCTGGGAGCTGAGGGTAAGGAAATGATGAATATTGTCTCCCTGGGAGCTGAGGGTAAGGAGGTGATGGACATTGTCTCCCTGGGAGCTGAGGGTAAGGAGGTGATGGACATTGTCTCCCTGGGAGCTGAGGGTAAGGAGGTGATGGACATTGTCTCCCTGGGAGCTGAGG GTAAGGAGGTGATGGACATTGTCTCCCTGGGAGCTGAGGGTAAGGAAATGATGGATATTGTCTCCCTGGGGGCTGAGGGTAAGGAGGTGATGAACATTGTCTCCCTGGGAGCTGAGG GTAAGGAGGTGATGGACATTGTCTCCCTGGGAGCTGAGGGTAAGGAAATGATGGATATTGTCTCCCTGGGGGCTGAGGGTAAGGAGGTGATGAACATTGTCTCCCTGGGAGCTGAGGGTAAGGAGGTGATGGACACTGTCTCCCTGGGAGTTAAAGGTAAGGAG GTGATGGACATTGTCTCCCTGGGAGCTGAGGGTAAGGAGGTGATGGACATTGTCTCCCTGGGAGCTGAGGGTAAGGAGGTGATGGACACTGTCTCCCTGGGAGTTAAAGGTAAGGAG GTGATGGACATTGTCTCCCTGGGAGCTGAGGGTAAGGAGGTGATGGACATTGTCTCCCTGGGAGCTGAAGGTAAGGAG GTGATGGACATTGTCTCCCTGGGAGCTGAGGGTAAGGAG GTGATGGACATTGTCTCCCTGGGAGCTGAGGGTAAGGAGGTGATGGACACTGTCTCCCTGGGAGCTAAAGGTAAGGAGGTGATGAACATTGTCTCCCTGGGAGCTGAGGGTAAGGAAATGATGGATATTGTCTCCCTGGGAGCTGAGGGTAAGGAGGTGATGGACATTGTCTCCCTGGGAGCTGAGGGTATAGAGATGGTGAACACTGGCTCCTTGGGAGCTGGGTTAAAAGGGTAA
- the LOC127547831 gene encoding pol-RFamide neuropeptides-like isoform X29 has protein sequence MDIVSLGAEGKEVMDIVSLGAEGKEMMNIVSLGAEGKEVMDIVSLGAEGKEVMDIVSLGAEGKEVMDIVSLGAEGKEVMDIVSLGAEGKEMMDIVSLGAEGKEVMNIVSLGAEGKEVMDIVSLGAEGKEMMDIVSLGAEGKEVMNIVSLGAEGKEVMDTVSLGVKGKEVMDIVSLGAEGKEVMDIVSLGAEGKEVMDTVSLGVKGKEVMDIVSLGAEGKEVMDIVSLGAEGKEVMDTVSLGAEGKEVMDIVSLGAEGKEVMNIVSLGAEGKEMMDIVSLGAEGKEVMDIVSLGAEGIEMVNTGSLGAGLKG, from the exons ATGGACATTGTCTCCCTGGGAGCTGAGGGTAAGGAGGTGATGGACATTGTCTCCCTGGGAGCTGAGGGTAAGGAAATGATGAATATTGTCTCCCTGGGAGCTGAGGGTAAGGAGGTGATGGACATTGTCTCCCTGGGAGCTGAGGGTAAGGAGGTGATGGACATTGTCTCCCTGGGAGCTGAGGGTAAGGAGGTGATGGACATTGTCTCCCTGGGAGCTGAGG GTAAGGAGGTGATGGACATTGTCTCCCTGGGAGCTGAGGGTAAGGAAATGATGGATATTGTCTCCCTGGGGGCTGAGGGTAAGGAGGTGATGAACATTGTCTCCCTGGGAGCTGAGG GTAAGGAGGTGATGGACATTGTCTCCCTGGGAGCTGAGGGTAAGGAAATGATGGATATTGTCTCCCTGGGGGCTGAGGGTAAGGAGGTGATGAACATTGTCTCCCTGGGAGCTGAGGGTAAGGAGGTGATGGACACTGTCTCCCTGGGAGTTAAAGGTAAGGAG GTGATGGACATTGTCTCCCTGGGAGCTGAGGGTAAGGAGGTGATGGACATTGTCTCCCTGGGAGCTGAGGGTAAGGAGGTGATGGACACTGTCTCCCTGGGAGTTAAAGGTAAGGAG GTGATGGACATTGTCTCCCTGGGAGCTGAGGGTAAGGAGGTGATGGACATTGTCTCCCTGGGAGCTGAAGGTAAGGAGGTGATGGACACTGTCTCCCTGGGAGCTGAGGGTAAGGAGGTGATGGACATTGTCTCCCTGGGAGCTGAGG GTAAGGAGGTGATGAACATTGTCTCCCTGGGAGCTGAGGGTAAGGAAATGATGGATATTGTCTCCCTGGGAGCTGAGGGTAAGGAGGTGATGGACATTGTCTCCCTGGGAGCTGAGGGTATAGAGATGGTGAACACTGGCTCCTTGGGAGCTGGGTTAAAAGGGTAA
- the LOC127547831 gene encoding pol-RFamide neuropeptides-like isoform X33, with translation MDIVSLGAEGKEVMDIVSLGAEGKEMMNIVSLGAEGKEVMDIVSLGAEGKEVMDIVSLGAEGKEVMDIVSLGAEGKEVMDIVSLGAEGKEMMDIVSLGAEGKEVMNIVSLGAEGKEVMDIVSLGAEGKEMMDIVSLGAEGKEVMNIVSLGAEGKEVMDTVSLGVKGKEVMDIVSLGAEGKEVMDIVSLGAEGKEVMDTVSLGVKGKEVMDIVSLGAEGKEVMDIVSLGAEGKEVMDTVSLGAKGKEVMNIVSLGAEGKEMMDIVSLGAEGKEVMDIVSLGAEGIEMVNTGSLGAGLKG, from the exons ATGGACATTGTCTCCCTGGGAGCTGAGGGTAAGGAGGTGATGGACATTGTCTCCCTGGGAGCTGAGGGTAAGGAAATGATGAATATTGTCTCCCTGGGAGCTGAGGGTAAGGAGGTGATGGACATTGTCTCCCTGGGAGCTGAGGGTAAGGAGGTGATGGACATTGTCTCCCTGGGAGCTGAGGGTAAGGAGGTGATGGACATTGTCTCCCTGGGAGCTGAGG GTAAGGAGGTGATGGACATTGTCTCCCTGGGAGCTGAGGGTAAGGAAATGATGGATATTGTCTCCCTGGGGGCTGAGGGTAAGGAGGTGATGAACATTGTCTCCCTGGGAGCTGAGG GTAAGGAGGTGATGGACATTGTCTCCCTGGGAGCTGAGGGTAAGGAAATGATGGATATTGTCTCCCTGGGGGCTGAGGGTAAGGAGGTGATGAACATTGTCTCCCTGGGAGCTGAGGGTAAGGAGGTGATGGACACTGTCTCCCTGGGAGTTAAAGGTAAGGAG GTGATGGACATTGTCTCCCTGGGAGCTGAGGGTAAGGAGGTGATGGACATTGTCTCCCTGGGAGCTGAGGGTAAGGAGGTGATGGACACTGTCTCCCTGGGAGTTAAAGGTAAGGAG GTGATGGACATTGTCTCCCTGGGAGCTGAGGGTAAGGAG GTGATGGACATTGTCTCCCTGGGAGCTGAGGGTAAGGAGGTGATGGACACTGTCTCCCTGGGAGCTAAAGGTAAGGAGGTGATGAACATTGTCTCCCTGGGAGCTGAGGGTAAGGAAATGATGGATATTGTCTCCCTGGGAGCTGAGGGTAAGGAGGTGATGGACATTGTCTCCCTGGGAGCTGAGGGTATAGAGATGGTGAACACTGGCTCCTTGGGAGCTGGGTTAAAAGGGTAA
- the LOC127547831 gene encoding pol-RFamide neuropeptides-like isoform X26: MDIVSLGAEGKEVMDIVSLGAEGKEMMNIVSLGAEGKEVMDIVSLGAEGKEVMDIVSLGAEGKEVMDIVSLGAEGKEVMDIVSLGAEGKEMMDIVSLGAEGKEVMNIVSLGAEGKEVMDIVSLGAEGKEMMDIVSLGAEGKEVMNIVSLGAEGKEVMDTVSLGVKGKEVMDIVSLGAEGKEVMDIVSLGAEGKEVMDTVSLGVKGKEVMDIVSLGAEGKEVMDIVSLGAEGKEVMDTVSLGAEGKEVMDIVSLGAEGKEVMDIVSLGAEGKEVMDIVSLGAEGKEVMDIVSLGAEGIEMVNTGSLGAGLKG, from the exons ATGGACATTGTCTCCCTGGGAGCTGAGGGTAAGGAGGTGATGGACATTGTCTCCCTGGGAGCTGAGGGTAAGGAAATGATGAATATTGTCTCCCTGGGAGCTGAGGGTAAGGAGGTGATGGACATTGTCTCCCTGGGAGCTGAGGGTAAGGAGGTGATGGACATTGTCTCCCTGGGAGCTGAGGGTAAGGAGGTGATGGACATTGTCTCCCTGGGAGCTGAGG GTAAGGAGGTGATGGACATTGTCTCCCTGGGAGCTGAGGGTAAGGAAATGATGGATATTGTCTCCCTGGGGGCTGAGGGTAAGGAGGTGATGAACATTGTCTCCCTGGGAGCTGAGG GTAAGGAGGTGATGGACATTGTCTCCCTGGGAGCTGAGGGTAAGGAAATGATGGATATTGTCTCCCTGGGGGCTGAGGGTAAGGAGGTGATGAACATTGTCTCCCTGGGAGCTGAGGGTAAGGAGGTGATGGACACTGTCTCCCTGGGAGTTAAAGGTAAGGAG GTGATGGACATTGTCTCCCTGGGAGCTGAGGGTAAGGAGGTGATGGACATTGTCTCCCTGGGAGCTGAGGGTAAGGAGGTGATGGACACTGTCTCCCTGGGAGTTAAAGGTAAGGAG GTGATGGACATTGTCTCCCTGGGAGCTGAGGGTAAGGAGGTGATGGACATTGTCTCCCTGGGAGCTGAAGGTAAGGAGGTGATGGACACTGTCTCCCTGGGAGCTGAGGGTAAGGAGGTGATGGACATTGTCTCCCTGGGAGCTGAGGGTAAGGAGGTGATGGACATTGTCTCCCTGGGAGCTGAGGGTAAGGAGGTGATGGACATTGTCTCCCTGGGAGCTGAGGGTAAGGAG GTGATGGACATTGTCTCCCTGGGAGCTGAGGGTATAGAGATGGTGAACACTGGCTCCTTGGGAGCTGGGTTAAAAGGGTAA
- the LOC127547831 gene encoding uncharacterized protein LOC127547831 isoform X18, which translates to MDIVSLGAEGKEVMDIVSLGAEGKEMMNIVSLGAEGKEVMDIVSLGAEGKEVMDIVSLGAEGKEVMDIVSLGAEGKEVMDIVSLGAEGKEMMDIVSLGAEGKEVMNIVSLGAEGKEVMDIVSLGAEGKEMMDIVSLGAEGKEVMNIVSLGAEGKEVMDTVSLGVKGKEVMDIVSLGAEGKEVMDIVSLGAEGKEVMDTVSLGVKGKEVMDIVSLGAEGKEVMDIVSLGAEGKEVMDIVSLGAEGKEVMDIVSLGAEGKEVMDTVSLGAKGKEVMNIVSLGAEGKEMMDIVSLGAEGKEVMDIVSLGAEGIEMVNTGSLGAGLKG; encoded by the exons ATGGACATTGTCTCCCTGGGAGCTGAGGGTAAGGAGGTGATGGACATTGTCTCCCTGGGAGCTGAGGGTAAGGAAATGATGAATATTGTCTCCCTGGGAGCTGAGGGTAAGGAGGTGATGGACATTGTCTCCCTGGGAGCTGAGGGTAAGGAGGTGATGGACATTGTCTCCCTGGGAGCTGAGGGTAAGGAGGTGATGGACATTGTCTCCCTGGGAGCTGAGG GTAAGGAGGTGATGGACATTGTCTCCCTGGGAGCTGAGGGTAAGGAAATGATGGATATTGTCTCCCTGGGGGCTGAGGGTAAGGAGGTGATGAACATTGTCTCCCTGGGAGCTGAGG GTAAGGAGGTGATGGACATTGTCTCCCTGGGAGCTGAGGGTAAGGAAATGATGGATATTGTCTCCCTGGGGGCTGAGGGTAAGGAGGTGATGAACATTGTCTCCCTGGGAGCTGAGGGTAAGGAGGTGATGGACACTGTCTCCCTGGGAGTTAAAGGTAAGGAG GTGATGGACATTGTCTCCCTGGGAGCTGAGGGTAAGGAGGTGATGGACATTGTCTCCCTGGGAGCTGAGGGTAAGGAGGTGATGGACACTGTCTCCCTGGGAGTTAAAGGTAAGGAG GTGATGGACATTGTCTCCCTGGGAGCTGAGGGTAAGGAGGTGATGGACATTGTCTCCCTGGGAGCTGAGGGTAAGGAGGTGATGGACATTGTCTCCCTGGGAGCTGAGGGTAAGGAG GTGATGGACATTGTCTCCCTGGGAGCTGAGGGTAAGGAGGTGATGGACACTGTCTCCCTGGGAGCTAAAGGTAAGGAGGTGATGAACATTGTCTCCCTGGGAGCTGAGGGTAAGGAAATGATGGATATTGTCTCCCTGGGAGCTGAGGGTAAGGAGGTGATGGACATTGTCTCCCTGGGAGCTGAGGGTATAGAGATGGTGAACACTGGCTCCTTGGGAGCTGGGTTAAAAGGGTAA
- the LOC127547831 gene encoding uncharacterized protein LOC127547831 isoform X11 encodes MDIVSLGAEGKEVMDIVSLGAEGKEMMNIVSLGAEGKEVMDIVSLGAEGKEVMDIVSLGAEGKEVMDIVSLGAEGKEVMDIVSLGAEGKEMMDIVSLGAEGKEVMNIVSLGAEGKEVMDIVSLGAEGKEMMDIVSLGAEGKEVMNIVSLGAEGKEVMDTVSLGVKGKEVMDIVSLGAEGKEVMDIVSLGAEGKEVMDIVSLGAEGKEVMDTVSLGAEGKEVMDIVSLGAEGKEVMDIVSLGAEGKEVMDIVSLGAEGKEVMDIVSLGAEGKEVMDTVSLGAKGKEVMNIVSLGAEGKEMMDIVSLGAEGKEVMDIVSLGAEGIEMVNTGSLGAGLKG; translated from the exons ATGGACATTGTCTCCCTGGGAGCTGAGGGTAAGGAGGTGATGGACATTGTCTCCCTGGGAGCTGAGGGTAAGGAAATGATGAATATTGTCTCCCTGGGAGCTGAGGGTAAGGAGGTGATGGACATTGTCTCCCTGGGAGCTGAGGGTAAGGAGGTGATGGACATTGTCTCCCTGGGAGCTGAGGGTAAGGAGGTGATGGACATTGTCTCCCTGGGAGCTGAGG GTAAGGAGGTGATGGACATTGTCTCCCTGGGAGCTGAGGGTAAGGAAATGATGGATATTGTCTCCCTGGGGGCTGAGGGTAAGGAGGTGATGAACATTGTCTCCCTGGGAGCTGAGG GTAAGGAGGTGATGGACATTGTCTCCCTGGGAGCTGAGGGTAAGGAAATGATGGATATTGTCTCCCTGGGGGCTGAGGGTAAGGAGGTGATGAACATTGTCTCCCTGGGAGCTGAGGGTAAGGAGGTGATGGACACTGTCTCCCTGGGAGTTAAAGGTAAGGAG GTGATGGACATTGTCTCCCTGGGAGCTGAGGGTAAGGAG GTGATGGACATTGTCTCCCTGGGAGCTGAGGGTAAGGAGGTGATGGACATTGTCTCCCTGGGAGCTGAAGGTAAGGAGGTGATGGACACTGTCTCCCTGGGAGCTGAGGGTAAGGAGGTGATGGACATTGTCTCCCTGGGAGCTGAGGGTAAGGAGGTGATGGACATTGTCTCCCTGGGAGCTGAGGGTAAGGAGGTGATGGACATTGTCTCCCTGGGAGCTGAGGGTAAGGAG GTGATGGACATTGTCTCCCTGGGAGCTGAGGGTAAGGAGGTGATGGACACTGTCTCCCTGGGAGCTAAAGGTAAGGAGGTGATGAACATTGTCTCCCTGGGAGCTGAGGGTAAGGAAATGATGGATATTGTCTCCCTGGGAGCTGAGGGTAAGGAGGTGATGGACATTGTCTCCCTGGGAGCTGAGGGTATAGAGATGGTGAACACTGGCTCCTTGGGAGCTGGGTTAAAAGGGTAA